Genomic DNA from Triticum dicoccoides isolate Atlit2015 ecotype Zavitan chromosome 4B, WEW_v2.0, whole genome shotgun sequence:
ttcacgttcttgatGGTGATGGTGTCGacgccgatgtgatcttgccgaagATGGTCGCTCGGaaggatgtgctcttgagcgtcttctagaagatgaggaagatcgcttgtaggacttgatgagggctttgatctcctccatttgagcttgcatcttggcgtcggagttgttgttcgtggcatcaaactcgtcgttgttgttgtagatcgaaggtgaaatgccttgcctatccatcacaagactcgagtagaggtgagtaggaaatgagataaacaataccaagttacattttcccaaagttgaggatgtatcccgtttcactcaatgtgagatgaaagaatagtggaattgataccggacttgttcactcacacctatcaagtaaagcttatggtagagctcagtgaggatagtggcacaaaaatttgatgcaaatgttagcaagagtcaataatgttgaaagagattcacaaattcgcaagcgaaacaagtagaccaatagcaatatgcggcacacggaaacacacacacggatagataaatggggtcgtgcaaccaaggaatgagcacaaaatgtggaatccacggaaaacgcttgtgttgcacaactcaagagagacactagcatgattgctcaataggcggatacgacacttgtgcaaaatctataagatgcaaaatggataaactttctatcccaagtatgctatatatgtatggttcccggtgtttctcacaagatgatccaagatgatcgagtatgataaCATACgatatattgtgatgctatggctattgcttacaagctctttgctctctctttttctttgcttaaaagcttttttttttttgatatggccacttttgcataatgcacaaaccaagatagcaattgtgtatatgcgggaacaaacttgtgacacaagatatgataccaatatgatatggtatgtatgcaatggatggtgtagatcactaatgtgcacaagtaacgtggcTCAGCAATACTCAAAtgactagtctcgataggcaagtaacgcaaaatgggctaggggttaacaatgcaattgcaagggaatatacaatagtgtcgtcgaggttaccgtcctttgcgatgatgagtggcggtgttcttgatgtagataccaagatgatggagactcgtccctaagtagccgaaacaccttaggaaacagaaaaaaccgcaaactcaaaatctccaatggCAAAAGTCAAAtgatggtagcggaaagcggtggtggttttgcactaggcaatgcgaaagtggtggtggtggttgatgaagaggcaattgtccctaagtagccgaaacaccttaggagactcgaatcactactaaagcaaccactaatgctatggcaagcaaaatgggttaggttgtggaagtcggtggtggctatgcggatgatatggtggaagacctaggcaaacttgccaaattttcaaaaatttgatggagtcaaatggtattggtggtatttttgtgggaagagggatgtcaagagcttcaaaacgagctaaagaacgtcaaaatcggagttcggatgaattagttatggccgaaacaaaaatcagccgaagtcaatATCTACAGGTTACGGACATCCGTAAAGGTCGGATGTCCggagtgtcggacgtccgggaaagtcggaaatccgtaaatttggttcaggttaggggttccggtcatccaggaaaggtcggacgtccggtgcttcatgggggtccggacgtccgtaaaacgccggtcgtccgttgggtcggggtcaacgcgagatgcgagttcggggcgcgattttgggcggaaaatggagattttggggtcaaaattgacgagatttCATGGAAGAAAgatgggaaacttggggaaatgctagatccactcgaaaccaagcaaatccatggatcaaaatcaacaaaacatcatcaaaccaacaaatcacaaaaaaattggggctatttttgggtgGGATTTTCGGattttggggaagaacacaacaaaacaaggctagaaaacggtgggagggactccaaatacgtgatcaacgtggctcacgataccatatgatacggggctaacccggtgttggccgatctttcacgtttggagtgggatccctcgaagagcacgaagaacacgaggaagaacggggagaaattacaaggggaaacactcaagaacaagtctaatcacacatccactagacaatcaaacacacaagatcacaaggtacatgaacaacaaagggaaagatacaaggtaaggttcatcccaAGTCCAAAGGAGTtgggggcttgaatcctagaaggatcttcccatgaaggggtcttgatgatatgccgcaggatcttctcctagatggaggtcttggcctccaatggagtagtggtctctctctcaagagtagagataggtaggagcaaagctcacaaacaaatgagctatcactttgctaaccctagaaaggtggtggaggtggtctatttatagtctaagccacgaaggggtaagtgggagagggatacaaggccaaaggccagcggctgcgcacacaggcgtcagacgtccggtgggggtcggacgttcggaagctcgggacggtccggacgttcGGAAGACTTCGGACTTCCGTAAATTCTTCTCTGTCGCCgtagcaccggtcgtccggtcggtgtcggtcgtccgtgcgctgggacttgtcggacgtccggcgtttgTCGGTCGTCTGGCCGCTGTAGCTTTCGTCGGCAGGTCTCTTGGGCTGGCTGGAGCTCCAGGTGTCGGACGTCTGGTGTAGTCCGGTCGTCCGGGCGTTGTaggggtgtcggacgtccggtggcttccggtcgtccggtcgctgtagaCTCCGCAACTCCTTTttcttccgtcttcgcttccatgcctccctcgcggatggtgtagttgttccttggcgcttgaactcctcctcaacatctgtgaagctccgacaatacctatgcatgcacacgggagaagtgtcaagtagtacaccatcctcgaaggggtcaagtgagcacgtgtaaaggagaagattcacctttgtgtatgtgaagtagaggtcgcacgtgtcacttgccaaacgaactcttgacatggtgatgactgtaggatgctccgcatcagtatgtatagcagcaggggctgtgggtgtaacaatggtattgatgtcctcatcaaccttTGAATACTGTCATTCTTCCACACGGTTAGGCGTCAAGTTTTGAGTATACCAAGAGTCATCATGGTGCGCCGGtgaacaagtctgtgaaggttttggaagtctaccttgaagacttaccacgagtgattggacgagatctgcggGTTTTACTTCAGGAGGAAtatagtgaggactgtgtgtcctctgaGTTGCGACTCAGCCGccataaccagacgtatagttgatgCAGCAACTGGAACCGGTCTATCAAAttccattgtcttcaccaagccaacctgGTTTCAAATTCCAACTCTCTCTTACATTATTCCGTTGCTGAAGAATTTGTGATCTATGCTCTGACGAATTTGAACTGAAGAATTTCATCACACTATCTTTTATTTCCTtagttcatattcttcatgctTGTATGAATGTATGATTGCATGTTCTTCACTCTTATGTATCCTGATTGCATGCACTCTGATTCTGTGATGACTTATTTTCCCTCGTGTTTCTATTTCTTCACTCTGGTCTTCGTCGAATTCTTCAGAGTTTGACGAATTTCtaaaaatctcccattcacccccctctaggagaTAACCCGCGCTTTCAAACTTATTATCTGAAAATATCACTTAACCATTGGACCCTCCTTCCAGAGTAGGTCGTGGTTGGTCTCCATCCAGTATAGCTTTTGTTAGATTGTTCCTTTAATGATTTTTGCTTGCCATTCGGATTCACGGGAACCATGAAAGCATGAAAGGAACCTGAAGTCAAAATTCCAGGCTTTTTTCACGTGTTTAGTTCATGCATTCTGATGATCCGTAATCTGGGTGTGTTGCTATGAATAACTTACACTGATCCATGACAATTGTGTAATATTTCCTCTGAAAGGACCTTGATATATTTCACATCACCGGAAAAGTTTACTGTCGTGTGATCAGACTGTACAATTGTCCAAACAATAATAtgctttctttttcattttttatgCCTCAAACTCAGTTTTAGTATCCTCTCAACTTGCCAATAGTTTCATTAGAGTGGAGTTAGCACTTGATCTCCAATGACTTTTCCTCATATAAGGAAGTTTAGTACTTATTTACTAAATCAGAGTTAGTAATCCATGCTACGTGGTAAGTGCTTGAAATATTAATGTGCTTTACAAGGTTCGTAGGATACAAAATCTTCACCTAAAAAAACAATTGCTTTCATGGACGTACCAAGATATATTATGCAGTGGATTACACCTATGATGCACATCCACTTCTCAGAACCCCCACCCCCACCGATTTTCCTTCGCCTTCCACTGGATTTTTCTCTCTTACTACTTTATTCGTCTGCCCGTCATGCCCGTGAAATCCCAGTGTATCTCAAATGTAGTATGGTAATTACGGTAATCAATCAATTCACATATGGTAAAGAAATAAACTCCTGATAATCTTATATATGGCAGTTATGGTAATCAATCAACTCACGCATGGCAAGGTTATAATTTGCGAAAACCACATAATCAAGCTCTGCCATAAACTCACTGAATCTCTTATGTATAAGGCCACAAATCCTAGTGTTATCTAGATGTGCTTCCTACCTATCAAAAATCATGAGTTTCAGttcaaattgtttacattgaactaTGGCTGTATACTACTGAAATATATATAGCCCCGTGTAGctagtttttttatttttaaaaaaggGTTCTTCCGACCACCACCCATGAAGCGTGGGCAAGGCACTGACGCACATTTCTTCTCCATGACACGCGGGCCCGAAGCCGATCCAGCTtacggccggatccgcccacaacgAAGCACGCAGGcagcttcgtcccgtgtccgtcgcGTCGCGCAACAAAACCAGCGGGAGGAGAAAAAGATTAGTAGAACGAACGAGGAGAGGCCTTGTTGATTGGAAATCGACCATCCAAATCCGAGCCCTAATCCTTCGCATTTCCTGGAGCGCTATCTTCATCTGTCCGCGTCGAGCGGGAGGTAGGATTCTTGCGCTGTCCGGCGGTTGACAGGGATCGGTGGCGGTTCTTGATTTGGATTCGCTTCGTTTTGGATTTGTTCAGATGATGGGGGCGGCGGACAAGGCCGAACTAGGGTTCGAGGAGGAGGATGATATGGCGGCCGACACGCCGCCGCCGGCCAGGAAGATGCAGTCGCTCGATTTCGAGCACATCGGCTCGCTCGCGGCGGTGGCGGAGTCGCTCTCGCCCCGGAGCAAGTGGCGGATGGCGCTCAGGAGCATACGCATCGTCATCTTCCAGGCCAAGATCAATGTGCTCCTGCCCTTCGGGCCCCTCGCCATCACGCTTCACTACCTCTCCGGGAACCACGTAAGGAACATGCCCACAATGATCACCCATCTAAACTGAGTACTCTGCAGCATTCATCAGAGTTGATGCAGTATGATTTACTCTTTCTGCTTTGTTAGCTTCTTTCGTTTTTACTACTGTACTACTTTTGAATCTATAATAGGGGCGCATGCTTTCATTTTTTCTGCTGCATTCTTCGTCACGTTTACTTGCAACAGCAAGACTGACCTGATAACGCTTTCCATTTCTGGGATtgcttccttcaaatgcttcacagcaAGGATGGGTTTTCCTTTTCAGCCTAGTTGGTATCACACCCTTGGCCGAGAGATTGGGATATGCAACTGAGTAAGTGCCTAGTGGATTTTGTCTAATCTAGCTTCTGTATGTTATATAACTTACTGTATATTACAATGGATGAGTAGGGCGTTTTGGAGGACGGGCTCCATGGAGCCTGTTATTGAAAAAACAAAATCAAAAATCAAAATTTTCAGTTCCAAAAAATCATGAACAAAAATATACACGTATACAAAGATGTAATGTATACGTGTGTAAAATTTCACGGTGAAATACCATGAATTGGCCGCACAAAAGACAACAAAATTGTTGACTTTGAGAATGAATAGTGCATGTGCTAAACAGCcacatatttgtttttttgtgtagCTCTCATTTTAACGTATTTCAacatgaaattttacacacatgtaCATTACGTCTCTCGGTGTATGCATATTTTTCAGAATGTTTTGAAACATAAAAGTgtgattttgaatttttcaaaattccGCCCACATGGAGCTCGAGCTCCATTTAGCATTTTCAATAACAGATGCCTTGTCTTGTGCAGGCAACTTGCTTGCTACACTGGCCCAACAAGTATGTGTCTTCATTCCATATTATCTTAGCTTCCTAATTCAAATCTTGACTTCAGCAATCGGTAAAGACTCTTCCTTTTTGAAACTGCAGTTGGGGGGCTTCTAAATGCTACTTTTGGAAATGCGACAGAGATGATTATCTCGATATATGCTCTGAAAAACGGAATGATTCGTGTCGTACAGCAGTCACTACTAGGCTCTATATTATCAAACATGCTGTTAGTTCTTGGGTGTGCTTTCTTTGCTGGTGGGCTTGCTCATCCTAATAGAGATCAGGTCTTCAATAAGGTAAGAATAAAAAGGTGGTTATTTCCATTATTATCCACACATTTTATCTCTATTAACTTGCATTTTTCTATGTAGGCATCAGCTGTTGTGAACTCTGGGTTGTTGTTGATGGCTGTCTTGGGTCTAATGTTTCCAGCGGTGCTTCACTTTACACATTCTGAAGCGCACTATGGAAAATCCGAAGTTTCTCTTTCAAGGTTTAGTAGCTGCATAATGCTTGTGGCTTATGCTAGCTATCTTTTTTTTCAACTCAAGAGCCAGCGCAGTCTGTACAGCCCAATTGGCGAAGTAAGTAGCTAATTTATGCAAACACTTTTTTTAGATAAGGGGAAATAGTTTATGCAAACACTGAAAACTGTAAAGCGAGATATGGATGCATAAGGTTTTACTCTGAGGGGCACATATCATTTTAATGCTGTATCATAGTTATTATAGTCATCCATGTAAAATTGTGTCTTCTGCATTGGGTGGTGTAAGTAAGTGATCAAGCTGCACAGTATGCATGCAATATATGTCTAGGGGTTTTCGCGGGTCCTAACAgcggtactagagctagtacatcgAATTTGTAGTTAAGAAGACGTCGCGTCAGGATATCAGTAGATCTAAAACACAAGTAAAAGGGGACAAATGATTTACCCAGATTTAGGGCCCCAAGGTGAAAGCCCTACTACCCAACTTGCTCTTTTCTTTATATATCGAGGATATCAGGCATTACAATGTCAGGGGTACCCCTCGAGTCATGGAAACTCAGCGAGTTGTGAGGATAGTACATGAGATTTTGGATTGCTTCATCATGTTCCTGCGAAGCTGACAAGTTGAACACTCCACGCACAGTTTCTTCTTCAGAGAGACGCTCCTGATTCCGCTCTACTTGTATACGTGTTCTCTCTTGAACGATCCTCTTCCCTATGATCTTGTGTATTGCCTTCTGGCAACATAAGTTTTGCTTCACCCTTTGGTTGTCCAGACCGTTGATGAAGTTCTAGGGTGGATACCCCGATCTGTCTCATGCATTGCAGTTGGTAGCGACCTCTTTCACCATGAATCTCTCATGATTCTCCTCCTTGGCTGAATTCGTCAGGCGTTTGGGGTCGGAGGACTTGAATTATGACGCCTTCTCCTGTGCATTTGGACTTCCCTTGGCCGGGTCGGAAAAGAAGTAGGGGCGTTCTCGCTGAGTAAGCCCCCGAGTCTTTCTCCCGTGACCCTTGGCTATTTGTCATTGCCCTGGATGATTCCTCGTCCGACGATGATGATGAAATGATGTCATAGATTTGATCTGATTTTGTGACAACCACATGGTCGGCACCAGTTGTTGAGAGATTTTCGCTGTGTCCTAACATCGGCACTAGAGCAAGTACGTGGACTTTGTAGTTGAGGGGACCTAACTTTTAGGATACAATAGATCTAGAACACAAGTAAAGGGGACACcatgatttacccaggttcagcccccATGGTGGGTAATCGCCTTACTTCCTGCCTTGCTCTTTTCTTTATATATCGAGGATTACAACGTCGGGGGATGCCCGTCGAGTTATGATGGAGATTTGGACGATAAGCGCCGAAATCGTTATGCATGGAGTAGTATGCTAAAACTAGTTAGAAAGGAGTGGACCCCCTTCTATGTGGCCCCTATTTATAGCTCTGACATTGTCGGCGTAAGTGAAATTGCGTACGGCATGTCTCCCATCGCCGCTCAAATGGGCCCTGCAAAGCCCAAAGATAGCACCTCAACACATGGAGAAGCGCCACTCCCTCAGGAGACCTGCCATCGAATGAAATTAAAGGAGTAGGAAAATATTGTATGGAACATAGGAAGAGGGCCAAACGCATTGTATACTGACACCGTATCCGACTCCTATCTCTGCACACCCCATCGCACATATGGAGCCATCCATAACCAGTGGTATGCTTTCACTCACAATTGGGGCCTGAACCCGGGTATATCATGTGTCTTCGTGTTCTGTGCTCAAGACCCTCTGATCTCCTGACGTGACGTCCCATCGACTACAAATTCCACACTCGCTCTATTACCGCTGTTAGGATCGACGTAAAATCCCTCAACAGGTACGGGTGAGTCCATATCAGTGCGTGGGGCGTATAGGAGTAGGAGTTGGACTGGTGTTGGTTTACAACACGTATAGCCTTTCGTAAGTCGCAGGGAGTTTCCTTTGATATGTTGTACTTTGATGGGAAGTCTCCTCCGTGGTCGGTGGCGGTCCTCCTTGGTGCGATATCCTATCTGTTGATTTAGTGGTGGCTGTTGACACGACGTTAAGGTCCCAGGCCATAGGTAATTCTACTTATCATCGACAATGCAGCGACAATCCTTTTGCCTTTAAATATGTTAGCTCTGCACTAGTACATCACATACCTTTCTTTGAATATCCCTTCTGACTTATATATGTGTCACTTCACCACACTTTCCAAACAGTTCAGGCTCTTTTAATTAGTCATGTAATCATTTGCTGTTTTCTCAAAGTCACATGAGGCAAAAAGGAATAATTGCCCATCAAAACAAACCAGAGAAAATCTGGACTTAAATTTGTGCACAGTTCCTTCAAATCCTAATTTTCCTACTTGccagaacaggaagaagaaagcacTGAGGATGAGGAGGATGAAAAGGAGATAGCACAGGGGGAAGCTATCTCCTGGCTTTTTGTATTGACTATTTGGATTTCAATTCTCTCTGGGTACCTGGTAGATGCCATACAGGTAATGAAATGTTTACATCAGGATACAAATATAATCACTATTTTACATCAATGCATTATCTCCTGCTCAAACTGTGCTTCTTTACTATGTTGTAACAGGGGGCCTCTGAATCATTAAAAATGCCACTGGCCTTTATTAGTGTTATTCTGCTTCCTATCGTGGGGAATGCTGCTGAGCATGCAAGCGCCATTATGTTTGCCATGAAAAACAAACTTGTAAGTAGCCCCTGCTTTCTGCAACTCAATTGTGTGATTCTGTTCTCATCTTTAATCTCTTGCATGCCACAAGGACATTACATTGGGTGTCGCCATAGGGTCGTCAACACAGATATCTATGTTTGTGGTAAGTTCATTTACTCAACAAGATTCAACTGTCGTCCTGTATATTTTCAATATTTTTTTTGCAAGGTTAAACAATTGCAACCAACACCCATGTTGCATGGTTTGCAGATTCCATTCTGTGTGGTAATTGGCTGGATGATGGGGGAAGAGATGGACTTGAACTTTCAATTGTTTGAGACAGCAACTCTTTTTATAACAGTACTTGTGGTGGCATTTATGCTACAGGTATGTTTGCAGAACGAGTCAGCATTTATAATGTATTCTGTAGTTTATGCAGTTGCAACAATGTGCTCCTTTTAAATTTGATCAAGTGCAACTCTAACACTTTAGTCTATGCTTTTTCCAGGAAGGCACGTCGAACTATTTTAAAGGCTTTATGCTCATATTATGCTATCTCATAGTTGCCGCAAGCTTTTTTGTGCACGTTGATCCCAAATCAAGTATGTATTTTTCTCACCTTTCAACCTCCATAATTATATCATCACTAATCCCCTGAGTTTATCT
This window encodes:
- the LOC119295986 gene encoding vacuolar cation/proton exchanger 2-like isoform X1; the protein is MMGAADKAELGFEEEDDMAADTPPPARKMQSLDFEHIGSLAAVAESLSPRSKWRMALRSIRIVIFQAKINVLLPFGPLAITLHYLSGNHQGWVFLFSLVGITPLAERLGYATEQLACYTGPTIGGLLNATFGNATEMIISIYALKNGMIRVVQQSLLGSILSNMLLVLGCAFFAGGLAHPNRDQVFNKASAVVNSGLLLMAVLGLMFPAVLHFTHSEAHYGKSEVSLSRFSSCIMLVAYASYLFFQLKSQRSLYSPIGEEEESTEDEEDEKEIAQGEAISWLFVLTIWISILSGYLVDAIQGASESLKMPLAFISVILLPIVGNAAEHASAIMFAMKNKLDITLGVAIGSSTQISMFVIPFCVVIGWMMGEEMDLNFQLFETATLFITVLVVAFMLQEGTSNYFKGFMLILCYLIVAASFFVHVDPKSTGDNK
- the LOC119295986 gene encoding vacuolar cation/proton exchanger 2-like isoform X2, whose translation is MMGAADKAELGFEEEDDMAADTPPPARKMQSLDFEHIGSLAAVAESLSPRSKWRMALRSIRIVIFQAKINVLLPFGPLAITLHYLSGNHQGWVFLFSLVGITPLAERLGYATEQLACYTGPTIGGLLNATFGNATEMIISIYALKNGMIRVVQQSLLGSILSNMLLVLGCAFFAGGLAHPNRDQVFNKASAVVNSGLLLMAVLGLMFPAVLHFTHSEAHYGKSEVSLSRFSSCIMLVAYASYLFFQLKSQRSLYSPIGEEEESTEDEEDEKEIAQGEAISWLFVLTIWISILSGYLVDAIQGASESLKMPLAFISVILLPIVGNAAEHASAIMFAMKNKLDITLGVAIGSSTQISMFVIPFCVVIGWMMGEEMDLNFQLFETATLFITVLVVAFMLQEGTSNYFKGFMLILCYLIVAASFFVHVDPKSSDNK